Proteins co-encoded in one Desulfitobacterium hafniense DCB-2 genomic window:
- a CDS encoding HD-GYP domain-containing protein: MRQVSVNSLKIGDVLGKTIYSSNGRVLLGKGVKLTPLYISKMRDMGITIVYIEDDRFEDVIPEDVIDEENRREAMAIIEQASQAVRLGKNLDDFHLRNIVSKIVEEILFKKDILVSMMDIRSKDNYTFAHSVNVCVLATVLGKVMHLDKEKLETLAIGALLHDIGMVHLPQNILENHEQRTEEEEEEYRTHTTLGFEELRKRKELNLVVAHIAFQHHEYIDGTGYPRQLKGDEIHPLAQIVAIADLYDKLTSDNSGMKRVMPHEACEILMGLVGKQFPLEPVRLFLRNIAAYPTGSTVRLNTGEIGVVVDQNPSIPTRPVVRVYDEMNYEAGQGKEYNMVDNRTVFINEVLV, encoded by the coding sequence GTGCGTCAGGTCAGTGTGAATTCCCTAAAAATCGGTGACGTTTTGGGTAAAACCATTTATTCAAGCAATGGGCGGGTCTTATTGGGAAAAGGGGTCAAACTTACACCTCTTTATATCAGTAAGATGAGAGATATGGGAATCACCATTGTTTATATTGAGGACGATCGTTTTGAGGATGTTATTCCCGAAGATGTTATTGATGAGGAGAACCGCCGGGAGGCTATGGCAATCATTGAGCAAGCTTCCCAGGCGGTCCGCCTTGGGAAAAATCTGGATGATTTTCATTTGCGCAATATCGTCAGCAAGATTGTCGAAGAGATTCTGTTTAAAAAAGATATCCTGGTGAGTATGATGGACATCCGCAGCAAAGACAATTACACCTTTGCTCATTCTGTCAACGTATGTGTCCTGGCCACGGTTCTGGGCAAGGTGATGCATCTGGATAAAGAAAAGCTGGAAACCCTGGCTATCGGCGCTTTACTTCATGACATTGGTATGGTTCACCTGCCCCAGAATATCCTGGAGAATCACGAACAACGTACAGAAGAAGAGGAAGAAGAATACAGGACCCATACCACCTTGGGGTTTGAAGAATTGAGGAAGCGCAAGGAGCTTAACCTTGTGGTTGCCCATATAGCCTTTCAGCACCATGAGTATATTGATGGAACCGGTTATCCCCGTCAGCTTAAAGGTGATGAAATTCATCCTTTGGCTCAAATTGTGGCCATCGCCGATCTTTATGATAAGCTGACCTCCGATAACAGCGGGATGAAACGAGTTATGCCTCATGAAGCTTGTGAAATCCTCATGGGTCTTGTGGGTAAACAGTTTCCCTTGGAACCGGTCCGCCTATTCCTGCGCAATATCGCCGCTTATCCTACCGGGAGCACCGTTCGGCTTAATACGGGAGAAATCGGTGTGGTGGTGGATCAGAATCCCAGCATTCCTACCCGGCCGGTGGTCCGTGTTTATGATGAGATGAATTATGAAGCCGGGCAAGGCAAAGAATATAATATGGTTGATAACCGAACCGTCTTCATTAATGAGGTTCTGGTTTAA
- a CDS encoding TSUP family transporter — protein sequence MLDDIILLCILGFIAALIDAIAGGGGLISLPALLLVGVPPHHALGTNKFASTIGSLTSSMTYARSGKVFFSVVKWQIPFTLMGTCFGVWSVLHLSADLLTKAVPVLILLVGFYTLWQKNLGVEDRFQGVTPLKRFWGFLFAFALGFYDGFFGPGTGAFLIFGYITLYGFNFIVSSANAKVLNFVSNLVSLILFAISGKIIYAYGIPMALSMFLGSRIGTTLAIRKGSALIKPIFITMSLLVALKLMIENYR from the coding sequence ATGTTGGACGACATTATCCTGCTCTGTATCCTCGGATTTATAGCCGCTCTGATCGACGCTATTGCCGGAGGCGGAGGATTAATCAGCCTCCCCGCTTTGCTGCTGGTTGGTGTTCCTCCTCATCATGCCTTGGGAACCAATAAATTTGCCTCAACCATAGGTTCTCTGACCAGCTCAATGACCTATGCCCGCTCTGGAAAAGTATTTTTTTCCGTGGTTAAATGGCAGATTCCTTTTACATTAATGGGAACCTGTTTTGGGGTATGGTCTGTCCTGCACCTTTCTGCTGATTTATTAACCAAAGCCGTTCCGGTTTTGATTCTTTTAGTGGGTTTTTACACTTTGTGGCAAAAGAATCTGGGGGTTGAGGATAGATTTCAAGGAGTAACTCCCTTAAAGCGGTTTTGGGGCTTCCTTTTTGCTTTTGCACTGGGGTTTTATGATGGATTTTTCGGTCCGGGAACCGGCGCTTTTCTAATCTTTGGCTATATCACTCTTTATGGCTTTAATTTCATTGTCTCTTCGGCCAATGCCAAAGTCCTTAATTTCGTGAGCAACCTTGTTTCACTTATTCTCTTCGCTATAAGCGGCAAGATCATTTATGCTTACGGAATCCCGATGGCCTTATCCATGTTTTTGGGTTCCCGAATCGGTACCACTCTGGCCATTCGTAAAGGCAGCGCCCTGATTAAACCCATCTTTATCACCATGTCTCTGCTGGTTGCCCTGAAACTCATGATTGAAAACTACAGGTAA
- the vanW-I gene encoding glycopeptide resistance accessory protein VanW-I: MLRRKPWVFLLVILFSQLSLSILLGATVTYGAGYAKAPEGLTVWEKDLGGMTKDEAYAVLAEVIPKAVVYDRTVYFLELNQTDQDLKDYLASQYIISTGNVITDAFEYLHRMSRTIPSPELLNQEEVLAQLRKFALDIDQPGKAAEAYYENGEIVIEEGSLGVRLDVDKSWEQLQQSIGMETVPLVTEVIVVHPTTAELEKVKDPLGDYTTYFNPSFHERVTNVRLAAEAINGLILPPGGEFSFNDTVGKREPERGYLPALMYMGNRVVTDDGGGICQDSTTLYQATKQARLEVLERYSHSLPVSYVPLGQDATVAYGALDFRFRNTTQGYLLLNAATGGNWIRVRIFGVADSEHPALDEPDGYPVKPREWSK; this comes from the coding sequence ATGTTAAGAAGGAAACCATGGGTCTTTCTTTTGGTAATTTTATTTAGTCAGCTTAGCTTATCTATACTTTTGGGGGCTACGGTAACCTACGGTGCGGGTTATGCGAAGGCACCCGAGGGGTTGACGGTTTGGGAAAAAGATCTGGGTGGGATGACCAAGGATGAGGCCTATGCAGTCCTTGCCGAAGTAATCCCCAAGGCAGTCGTCTATGACCGGACGGTTTATTTCTTGGAGCTAAACCAAACCGATCAAGATCTAAAGGACTATCTGGCAAGTCAATACATCATTTCCACCGGAAATGTTATTACGGATGCCTTTGAGTACCTGCACAGAATGTCAAGGACTATCCCGTCTCCTGAGTTACTCAATCAGGAGGAAGTTCTTGCTCAGCTCCGCAAGTTCGCCCTGGATATCGATCAGCCGGGTAAGGCGGCTGAAGCCTATTATGAGAATGGCGAGATCGTCATCGAAGAGGGCAGTTTGGGAGTCAGACTTGATGTGGACAAATCATGGGAACAACTGCAGCAAAGCATAGGCATGGAGACGGTGCCGCTTGTTACGGAGGTCATAGTGGTTCACCCTACTACGGCCGAATTAGAGAAGGTCAAAGATCCCTTGGGGGATTACACCACCTATTTTAACCCTTCCTTTCATGAACGGGTTACCAATGTACGGCTTGCGGCTGAAGCGATCAATGGACTTATTCTTCCGCCGGGTGGTGAATTCTCCTTTAATGATACGGTGGGAAAACGTGAGCCTGAAAGAGGGTATTTGCCGGCTTTAATGTATATGGGCAATAGAGTTGTCACAGATGATGGCGGAGGGATTTGCCAGGATTCGACCACTCTTTATCAAGCGACCAAACAGGCCAGGCTGGAAGTGCTGGAAAGATACAGCCATTCTCTGCCGGTTTCCTATGTTCCGTTGGGGCAGGATGCTACGGTTGCTTATGGAGCGCTGGATTTCCGCTTTCGGAACACGACTCAGGGTTATTTGCTGCTTAATGCAGCTACAGGCGGCAATTGGATTCGGGTAAGAATTTTCGGTGTGGCCGATTCTGAACACCCTGCCCTTGACGAACCGGACGGTTATCCTGTAAAACCCAGAGAATGGTCAAAGTAA
- a CDS encoding PRC-barrel domain-containing protein, whose translation MKASVEIKGLRIISISEGTQVGTVKDFILNPQKGSLDFFVVDQPSDYFGAKVIAYADIVGLGEFALTVPNPDVIQSVAGNNVAQELIKQGVEVIGTKVLTKKGALSGEVKEILIDEETGKIAQCLFTDNQGEEHQVAGEQIITYGKELLIIEGNPGEIKAEAVSEPVSTVNVVSPVSPVSAGPVEEQVPQAVAVPVEETVTEQQNEVTEFNLFEQRQLQYFVGKAVVQDIVLDNGELLRAGEPMTEETIRQITTRNKLMEITSLLHKN comes from the coding sequence ATGAAGGCAAGTGTTGAAATCAAAGGTTTACGGATTATTAGTATATCAGAGGGCACACAAGTGGGGACAGTTAAGGACTTCATTTTAAACCCCCAAAAGGGAAGCCTGGATTTTTTTGTCGTCGATCAGCCCTCTGATTATTTTGGGGCGAAAGTCATTGCTTACGCTGATATTGTTGGTTTAGGGGAGTTTGCTTTGACTGTTCCTAATCCCGACGTGATTCAAAGTGTGGCAGGCAATAATGTGGCTCAGGAACTGATTAAACAAGGTGTAGAAGTCATCGGAACAAAAGTGCTGACCAAAAAAGGAGCATTGAGCGGCGAGGTTAAAGAGATTCTCATCGATGAAGAGACCGGAAAAATTGCCCAATGCCTGTTTACGGATAATCAAGGTGAAGAGCATCAGGTAGCCGGAGAGCAAATCATTACTTATGGTAAGGAACTTTTAATTATCGAAGGGAACCCTGGTGAAATAAAGGCAGAAGCAGTAAGCGAACCTGTAAGCACTGTAAATGTTGTAAGTCCTGTAAGTCCTGTAAGTGCTGGTCCTGTGGAAGAGCAGGTGCCTCAGGCAGTCGCTGTTCCAGTTGAAGAAACTGTGACGGAACAGCAAAATGAAGTAACGGAGTTTAACCTTTTTGAGCAGCGTCAATTACAGTATTTTGTGGGTAAAGCCGTAGTTCAGGATATTGTTTTAGATAATGGTGAACTTTTGCGCGCCGGTGAGCCTATGACTGAAGAGACAATTCGTCAGATTACCACGCGGAACAAATTAATGGAAATTACATCGTTACTCCATAAAAACTAA
- a CDS encoding MFS transporter: protein MSFLMIAFALVFPIVLRREKVLHWLFGACGLLLFTVGITAIRNRSQSPPESSIIVDEPKEDDMFCPDEAAISHQEEVAISYQEEDTVSLSAEDGPSDPVEEKRADTPEVLLPEHEQEATEEEAVKEEAGDAEPMEIFVEDEESVETEANRCEEASLLEEVTKLEEIRPEEKSINHDIPLASEPVEKTEPPLIHMKEFSLQELIEKGFQAKEQERFHLAAEWFILALDQKPSYDIAFYLIVETCEHWKNGSSIYDALDKVAPYINEYIQNAPPEWRTQLMEWLDNENLPVPGEFRKD from the coding sequence GTGTCGTTTTTGATGATCGCTTTTGCTCTGGTTTTTCCCATTGTTCTTCGTCGTGAAAAAGTTCTTCACTGGCTCTTTGGCGCCTGCGGCCTTCTTTTGTTCACCGTGGGGATAACAGCCATCAGAAACCGCTCCCAATCTCCGCCTGAAAGCAGCATCATTGTGGATGAACCGAAAGAAGACGATATGTTCTGTCCGGACGAAGCTGCTATATCCCACCAGGAGGAAGTTGCCATATCCTATCAGGAAGAAGATACGGTATCCCTTTCCGCGGAAGACGGCCCATCTGATCCGGTGGAAGAAAAGAGAGCCGACACACCTGAGGTTCTGCTGCCGGAGCATGAGCAGGAAGCAACTGAAGAAGAAGCTGTTAAAGAAGAAGCCGGTGATGCTGAGCCTATGGAGATTTTCGTTGAAGATGAAGAATCTGTGGAAACAGAGGCGAACCGATGCGAAGAGGCGAGCTTACTTGAAGAAGTCACCAAGCTTGAAGAAATCAGGCCTGAGGAAAAGAGCATAAACCACGACATTCCCTTGGCCTCCGAGCCGGTTGAAAAAACTGAGCCCCCGCTTATACATATGAAGGAATTCAGCCTGCAAGAGTTAATTGAAAAAGGGTTTCAGGCCAAAGAACAGGAGCGTTTCCACCTGGCGGCGGAATGGTTTATATTGGCCTTAGACCAAAAGCCATCCTATGATATCGCTTTTTACCTCATTGTGGAGACCTGTGAGCATTGGAAGAATGGCTCCTCTATTTATGATGCGTTGGATAAGGTTGCCCCTTATATCAATGAGTATATTCAAAATGCACCCCCGGAGTGGAGAACCCAACTGATGGAATGGCTGGACAATGAAAATCTACCTGTTCCAGGGGAATTTAGGAAGGATTGA
- a CDS encoding YigZ family protein, protein MESYVTVFESSTWEQVIEKSRFIGVVHPVQNLEEVEQRLHDIRQNYPNARHYVYAYRLHQGKLEKSTDDGEPQGTGGRPVLDVLQYRQIWDVLIVVIRYFGGVLLGAGGLTRAYGGTARQLMDKASIGRLVPHLIYEIEAGYDWYEPLKYWFKQFSWATGEEEFLATVKLQVYIPWEENQRFREWLADFADQKIVPREIGNTLCPLSNEL, encoded by the coding sequence GTGGAAAGCTATGTTACAGTCTTCGAAAGTTCAACATGGGAGCAAGTCATTGAGAAATCCCGTTTCATTGGGGTTGTTCACCCGGTACAGAACCTGGAAGAGGTGGAGCAAAGACTTCATGATATCCGTCAAAATTACCCTAATGCCCGGCACTATGTTTATGCCTATCGCTTGCATCAAGGAAAACTGGAAAAATCCACTGACGACGGAGAACCTCAGGGCACCGGCGGCCGACCAGTGCTTGACGTTCTGCAATATCGTCAGATCTGGGATGTACTCATTGTGGTCATTCGGTATTTTGGAGGCGTTCTCCTTGGCGCGGGCGGATTGACACGAGCCTATGGAGGGACGGCACGCCAACTGATGGATAAGGCCTCCATAGGGCGGCTGGTACCCCATCTTATCTACGAGATTGAAGCAGGCTATGATTGGTATGAGCCGTTGAAATATTGGTTTAAACAGTTTTCCTGGGCCACCGGCGAGGAAGAATTTCTGGCTACCGTCAAGCTTCAAGTTTACATTCCCTGGGAGGAGAATCAGCGCTTTCGAGAGTGGCTGGCTGATTTTGCCGATCAGAAAATTGTTCCCCGGGAAATAGGGAACACCTTGTGTCCGCTGTCCAATGAACTTTAA
- a CDS encoding thioesterase family protein, producing the protein MAEITIGVKGRAEKIVDQTNTAKTMGSGSLDVFATPALVAMMEEAAVSALTLSEEQSSVGVSLDIKHTAATPLGMKVWANAELVEVDRRRLVFKLEAYDDKELIGSGTHERFIIDVEKFMIKTQAKSGERE; encoded by the coding sequence TTGGCAGAAATAACAATCGGTGTCAAGGGAAGAGCGGAAAAAATTGTGGATCAAACCAATACGGCCAAAACCATGGGCAGCGGGTCGTTGGATGTTTTCGCTACTCCGGCTTTGGTAGCGATGATGGAAGAAGCCGCAGTGAGTGCGCTGACATTGTCAGAAGAGCAAAGCAGTGTCGGTGTATCCCTGGATATTAAACATACGGCAGCCACTCCTTTGGGCATGAAAGTGTGGGCTAATGCCGAGCTGGTCGAAGTCGATCGTCGTCGCTTGGTCTTTAAACTGGAAGCATACGATGATAAAGAACTTATCGGTTCCGGAACCCATGAGCGTTTTATCATCGATGTGGAAAAATTCATGATCAAGACCCAAGCCAAAAGCGGAGAACGGGAGTAA
- a CDS encoding demethylmenaquinone methyltransferase produces the protein MDFSGKDKAAYVQDTFNSIAKRYDVMNTLMSFGLDKGWRKKAVQTVEAKPGMTMVDICCGTAQLSLELAMTVGEQGHITGLDFSENMLKKAQENLAGSPYRSIIELRQGDAMNLPFADNSFDGATVGWGLRNLPDLEKGVQEMIRVVKPGGMVVSLDMAKPTMPGFKQGYWLYFNKLVPLMGKIWAGKAKAYQYLHDSAVEFPSQQELANIFARCGLTETRYQNLAGGVVAIVSGRKPR, from the coding sequence ATGGATTTTTCCGGTAAAGATAAAGCTGCTTATGTACAGGATACGTTTAACTCCATTGCCAAACGCTATGATGTTATGAATACTCTCATGAGTTTCGGTTTAGACAAGGGCTGGCGCAAAAAGGCCGTTCAGACGGTCGAAGCAAAGCCTGGCATGACTATGGTGGATATATGCTGTGGCACAGCTCAGCTCTCTTTGGAACTGGCTATGACCGTGGGAGAGCAGGGGCATATAACCGGCTTGGATTTCTCTGAAAATATGCTGAAAAAAGCTCAGGAGAATTTAGCGGGTTCTCCTTATCGTTCCATCATTGAATTGCGGCAAGGAGATGCCATGAATCTGCCCTTTGCGGATAATTCCTTTGACGGGGCTACAGTAGGCTGGGGGCTGCGCAATCTGCCTGATTTGGAAAAAGGGGTTCAGGAGATGATCCGCGTGGTCAAGCCGGGCGGTATGGTGGTTTCCTTGGATATGGCCAAGCCAACCATGCCGGGGTTTAAGCAGGGGTATTGGCTCTATTTCAATAAACTCGTTCCCCTGATGGGAAAAATCTGGGCCGGGAAAGCCAAAGCCTATCAATACCTCCATGATTCTGCCGTAGAATTCCCGTCACAACAGGAGTTAGCCAATATCTTTGCCCGTTGCGGTTTGACGGAAACCCGCTATCAAAATCTTGCCGGTGGGGTAGTGGCTATTGTCAGTGGCCGTAAACCCAGATAA
- a CDS encoding asparaginase — MQKIKLIATGGTIAMRKDSFGKTVPAVTGHDLLESIPELQESAFWNVEEFSNVASCNFNPERMLQLARRVEEAFADPDCMGIIITHGTDTLEETAYFLELTVKDSRPVILTASQRDASERDSDGPRNLHNSMRIAMDPHAKERGVLIALNEEIHAARDVRKLHTSHVDAFSSGEVGSLGSIDHDEVLWHRKPEPSIKFDLPEKLAKVMICKGYTGMDGRMLECMVDAQVEGIVIEAFGRGNLPPEVVPSIGKITAENIPVVITSRCLFGRTAPIYGYPGGGAELQRRGALFAGDLSTEKVRLLLSIALGQNVSHTRLKEILSRGGVK; from the coding sequence ATGCAGAAGATTAAACTGATTGCCACCGGGGGGACGATTGCCATGCGCAAGGACTCCTTTGGCAAGACCGTGCCGGCGGTTACCGGACATGATCTTTTAGAAAGTATACCGGAATTGCAGGAATCAGCCTTTTGGAATGTGGAAGAATTCAGCAATGTCGCCAGCTGTAATTTTAATCCGGAGCGGATGCTTCAGTTGGCACGGCGTGTGGAAGAGGCTTTCGCCGATCCCGACTGCATGGGGATCATCATCACCCACGGAACGGATACCTTGGAGGAAACGGCTTATTTTCTGGAGCTTACAGTCAAAGACAGCCGGCCGGTCATATTGACAGCCTCCCAAAGAGATGCTTCAGAGAGAGATTCTGACGGCCCCCGAAATTTACATAACTCCATGCGCATTGCCATGGATCCCCACGCTAAGGAACGAGGGGTGTTGATCGCTCTCAATGAAGAGATTCATGCCGCCAGGGATGTGCGGAAATTACACACCAGCCACGTGGATGCTTTTAGTTCCGGCGAAGTAGGTTCATTAGGAAGCATTGACCATGACGAGGTGTTATGGCATCGCAAACCTGAGCCCTCGATAAAATTTGACCTCCCTGAAAAACTGGCCAAGGTCATGATCTGCAAAGGCTATACCGGCATGGATGGAAGAATGCTGGAATGTATGGTGGATGCTCAAGTGGAGGGAATAGTCATCGAGGCCTTTGGCCGGGGAAATCTCCCCCCGGAGGTTGTTCCTTCGATAGGGAAGATTACGGCGGAAAATATACCCGTGGTCATTACGTCACGTTGTTTATTTGGACGAACTGCTCCTATTTACGGCTATCCCGGCGGCGGAGCAGAGCTTCAACGCCGGGGGGCACTTTTTGCCGGAGATCTTTCTACAGAGAAGGTTCGTTTGCTCCTGAGTATTGCCCTGGGGCAGAACGTTTCCCACACCCGGCTTAAAGAGATTTTGAGTCGTGGCGGAGTAAAGTAG
- a CDS encoding late competence development ComFB family protein — protein sequence MYELKNHTEDVVQHVLKEYMQKFKLPCDCERCQADIKALTLNQLPSRYCVSLRGEILTHLELDSLPDKTRVLSAIVLAAKQVADTPSH from the coding sequence ATGTACGAATTAAAAAACCACACCGAAGATGTGGTGCAGCATGTCCTCAAAGAGTATATGCAAAAATTCAAACTACCTTGTGATTGTGAACGCTGCCAGGCCGATATCAAAGCCCTTACTTTAAATCAATTGCCCAGCAGGTACTGTGTTTCCCTCCGGGGAGAAATACTTACCCATTTGGAATTGGATTCCTTGCCGGACAAAACCCGGGTTCTTTCCGCTATTGTTCTGGCTGCCAAGCAGGTGGCGGATACGCCTTCACATTGA
- a CDS encoding Crp/Fnr family transcriptional regulator, translating to MLDPRILRQFTLFSSLADEDLLPLLPQFKTRKYRKGQILFIEGEIGSQVYFILEGQVKLSKTLPNGDEQILDWCGPKDSLAEILLVEPGSYPATAEVLKESTLLVLSNQGMVKILENHPRLAVALIRKLNMRLRMNQEFIRILTSRSTAGILAMLLLRMAKPASSPGEPIYYDATLTNKDLASMIGTSRELVNRTLNQWKKSGVLCLNEDRMEILRPHELADWP from the coding sequence TTGCTTGACCCGCGAATTCTCAGGCAGTTTACTTTGTTTTCATCTCTGGCGGACGAGGATTTGCTTCCGCTGCTGCCTCAATTTAAAACCCGCAAATACAGAAAAGGCCAGATCCTTTTTATTGAAGGGGAGATCGGCTCCCAGGTTTACTTTATCTTAGAAGGCCAGGTCAAGCTCAGCAAGACCTTGCCCAATGGGGATGAACAAATCCTCGATTGGTGCGGCCCCAAGGACAGCCTTGCCGAAATTCTCTTGGTGGAACCGGGTTCTTATCCGGCCACGGCGGAAGTACTTAAAGAAAGCACCCTCCTGGTGCTTTCCAATCAGGGCATGGTTAAGATTCTCGAAAATCACCCCCGCCTGGCCGTTGCTCTCATTCGCAAGCTCAATATGCGTTTGCGGATGAATCAAGAGTTTATTCGGATCTTAACCAGTCGGTCCACGGCGGGCATTTTGGCTATGCTGCTGCTGCGAATGGCTAAGCCGGCCTCATCACCCGGTGAGCCTATTTACTACGATGCCACCCTGACCAATAAGGACTTAGCCAGTATGATCGGTACTTCACGGGAACTGGTCAACCGCACCCTCAATCAGTGGAAAAAATCAGGCGTCCTTTGTCTTAATGAAGATCGCATGGAAATCCTTCGCCCCCACGAACTAGCGGACTGGCCATGA